In the genome of Arachis stenosperma cultivar V10309 chromosome 6, arast.V10309.gnm1.PFL2, whole genome shotgun sequence, the window TCAAGAACTACCTATTCAAGGTGGTCCGTGGAAGGATATCTGTCAGCTACAGTTCAAGAGTCAAGAAGTCAGACAAAAGATTATTACCGGGTTGTCCATGGAGGTGGTGGGTAACGGGAGACAAACTAGGTTTTGGGAGGATGTCTGGATTCATGGAGATTCTTTGAAAGACCGCTTTCCAAGGCTATTTTCGGTTTCAAACCAAACAGGGTCAATGATAGGGGATTGTGGTTTTTGGGATGGGCTAGATTGGATATGAAATTTTTAGTGGAAGAGAGAATTGTTCCAATGGGAGTTGGATCTAGTAAACTAGCTTCACCACACTCTGAGGCTGGTCAAACTTGATCTTGGGAGAGAGGATAGAGTTGTATGGAAGTATGATaaataagaaattttttttactaactcatttgtgcagGTGTTGCAGGTGAAAATGGCTCCGGAGGATATACATAGCTACAGCTTTACTAGGACCATTTGGAAAGGCCTTGTCCCACCCAGAGTAGAGTTGTTTTTCTGGTTTGTCCTGGTTGGCAGGGTTAATACAAAGGAGAGACTGAGTCAGCTTGGGATCATTCACCAACAAGATACTTTATGTGTTTTATGTAACAATAGTGTTGAATATGGCCACCACATATTTCTTGGTTGTAGCTTTGCTTGGCAGGTATGGTGTGCTTGGTTATCATATGTTGGAATGCAATGGGCTTGTCCAGGTGCAGTAAAGGACCACTTCCAGAGTTGGACTGAGAACTCAAGTACGAAACAGGAGTGCAAGAGATGGATGGTGTGTTTCTGCGCGATCATTTGGAACTTATGGTTGGAATGGAACCGGAAGATTTTTCAGAACAAAGGAAAAGGGGTTGAGGAAATTAACATGTCTGCTTTGAGCTATAAGGAGTGGTTATGTGCTGACCCTTTCTGTTGTTGATAGCAATGCCGGAGATGACAAAGGAGTATCTACAGATTCATTTgttctgtttattttatttttagtttttagtttcATACTATGTTGCTGTTCCCTATGCTCCACTTATTGTGTTGAGCTTTCGttcaaaaaaagaaattttttcttttaatttactcATAAATTTATTAACAATATATGTTATATTTTAGCTAAACTTGTATATTAAATTGtgtatattaatatttaatatgttAAAATTTGTAATAATAGTATGAAATCAACATATTAAATTATTGATTCGGTGATAATTAAAGTGTAATAACATTGATGGTAATGAAATCTTGGTTGTTATTATATATAGCTATAAACATAAAAGGAATATGGGATCATCAGCTTTGACTGAAATGAATTCTTAATGTTTACAGTGATTCAACATGAAAGAGGTGTATGTGATTTAATTTAGAAAAAGTAgaaatagataataaaaatattaaataatatgaacaatgaatatatagatatttaatttattaagtgtgcaaataattattctaatattaagatttaagtAAATAATTCAGAGTGTaatatgttttatttaaattgggtctattttaaaacttattattcatattattaaataaaattattagttatctaacttaactttttaatttaacatGAAAAAAGACGCGACAGTTTGGGTACGTACGTATTCCATGTTTTGTGAAGAATACATCACTTCTATCGTTTTCTACTTCACCCAATCTCCAAATCATCACATTTTTGGTAATCTAACACTAAACATTACAATTATGAAAGTGAGTTTCAGttttaatttatcaataaaaatttttaaaaaataatatcaaaagaccaaaaaaatttattaatttggGCATCAgttaacaaataataatatttacaaacattaaataaaaataaagggtTAGAGTATTAGGCTAAAGATAAAGATATGAACGATTAGTTTAAAGTGCTGCTCAATATAAATTAGGTGGATAATTATataaagattttataattattttcatataaaaatattttttatttttagataatagattgtatagttaaattttaatatgttCTAAAAATAttgttgtaacaccctaccatacaaagtcttatgcttaagtcataattcagagatgacaaggtattacgacctctaaaataaaaatttagtaaatatattagtatgaatgattgattataactaggagcctttgtggaaaaaggggtaaacaaaaaccgcaactcaaaagcgcatcactccgatcgataacgtatcGAATAAGGATagaccaacgcgagattatatatatacaaaagagtgtcaaaaacaggaatatcaagactcaagatccggctgcgaagataaccggtccgagcataacatatatacatatgataaaataaggaaaaccccaaaggaaacccaaagggacacaaatacataaaacctattctccaaaatctcccataagaggagtcatcacagtttgtattatttaatggaggtaaaagtatctaagcaaaacatataaactaaatagagtccccaagaacaaggaatcttcgcaaatctagaagtctccagcatgcctcagcgggaaaccgcacgtcctgcatctgaaaaccacaaaatccgcatgggtgagaaccagaggtccccagcatggtaacagcttccacatatataatacataataatggaggaaagccgaaggcaatcctagaacttcctccagataatatcaaagcttataaacaagctaaaccgtataagggcatctgactaaagattcttcagtctaactaatacttccctttccaattccttcaaacctcccaaccaccagcaggagtatattatagcaaacacagatatatcaaacaaagaatatacaaatagtagcagttaagacatttagacaattagcaagtaatatgcagtcaaataggcaatctcaaacaattcacatagtatgcatatgatgaatgcctgtccctagtggccgatgatatcatcttgtcggttatagagccaacccgacaagtcctggtcgctaaccattggactgtccctctgtcgcgcatccccaaactcgagttatactcgttataaacttgatcataaacatgatccatatccatcaccctcactggtgattatttacgggggttcgagctcattcgggcctttcacagtgcccggccacacttacgatatagggttaacagagcttcgagtctcgacctggagcacgtggtggctagccactgctactacccaaggaaactcgtacctcagatagtggaagtgcaaatcacaattatcaataattcagcatcaacatgcatgaattctcatccatggatcaacacccatatcagccattccggctcacggttaaatccataaccagccaatattcataacatacacagctattccggctcacggttaaatccataaccagccatttcgttaacaattacagcctttcggcccatggcataacaaacacttccaccaccatcctccgcatctcacataatcatcttgatcctctttgatcattcatttttcccttgcttcactcgcaagttacctcattcactagcccctttctaatagctaggcatgtcataatgatttaagacataaatggtgagatcggaggcttagaagtatgagatttggcttttaaaactcaaaaatcaactttgggatgaaaacagggccgcgcgtacgcgcactccacgcgcacgcgtggatggcctcaaaaactcatcgacgcgtaagcgtcatgcacgctaacgcgtggattccaaacttgcccatcgacgcgcacgcgtcaaccacgcgtacgcgcgggtgttctcgtgccccaggcacaacaccggcacagctctggcataactctcgggaaaatggctgggcattgggtgcagcacaatcggcgcgcccgcgcacatcacgcgtacgcgtggatggcacctttcggaagatcggcgcgtacgcgccaggtgcgcccacgcgcaaggggtcactCTGCTAagaattttctaagttaaaagctgcagaattcacagatttataCCCCAATCTCCCAAcagacataacttcctcattttaaatcgtttttcacccgttcttcgaacggcatggacatcccggatccaactTCATTTCTAAAtggatttggtacaaaacggagatccgtagtccaagttatgtcccgtcaaagtatgcccaaaaaccatattttcatacaaaaccacaatatgccattttcaaaacaaaccattttcaactcctttcaaagtcaatcagaacatgccaatttcatcccttttctttgaaaacaatcaaaatgtatcaaactcaacatcaagcctcctcaactcacacattgacacattaccacaatttaccaaaatcactatctcatcattttagcccacttcactcAAGtggttcaaactcaaacatattgacatatcatatactattcctcatgccaattttcaacaacaccaattccaataaaccattattgtacacaatcaacgtCATACTCACCTTCAACATGGtccaacccacaattcaaccataaccaatcatcaaacatatatcacaacatgcatatttctcatacatcataccaccaaggcatcaataatcatcatcacatatatgaccacatcatatatctcaatcattcaacaacatcaaccattcaatgcctatcttagggcctctagcctaagtatttcctaccacattacatattagatacgggaaaccaaaaccataccttagccgaatttcccaagctccactggagcacttccaaaccacttatccacaagctctcaaggcctcaacacctccaagaacagattttgcaccaccaaacccttttcaaacttttcaaagtcaccaatcaagctccaacattcacatatacacaacctaggccacaatcatcatacccatacacaacatctcaaaacccaaacatcatagaacaacaaaatacactagggttgagaatcttaccacacccaaggtccaaggagacaagattaaccttctccttcaagagagttgggtcctataacatcaaagaacccaaaatctcaacattttacccatgaaactcgaaaataggggctgagatttcgaacagcaaggtgtggcttacctcaagattaattgtatgggttttgtagagctctccgcggtgaacgcgtggccgcaaacggagcggcaatcggagctctagatcaaaagttatggtggtttgaagatcaaccaagagagagaacttgagagagtgttcttcctccctttctttctaatttcagcttgtgtgtgtaacaaatgaggagagagagtgctgaaaactagggttttggttaagctatgttgggccaagggcccactttgggtccaattggcccggtttggcccgttcggtccaatcttggtccgaattctataaaattggtaccaaaattctcgtctcagtctcctctatcacatttagccataaaaatcacattttaggctttctaaaataaattctcatttatgggttaattagccgttaattaaccggatTTTACAATTGTCTTTATTGAAaatataactaaataaataatttattttttaacaatacatttaataaaaatatttttatcatctTTATTTGAGTAGAtacttataaattaaaattgaatgagtttcagctttttttttttcaaaaatgatAGTTGATCATTATATCTCTGATTTTCAATATTTAGTGAGTTACATTaacttgttttatttatttcatggTGAGAATTCAGgtgaaattaattttatgtgaaattgatatttaaaaattttagataaaaatttagtcaaatcaatcaaattatCTAATAACTCTCAGACCacatcaacttcacgtgaattATACTTAACATGAGTTTTCATCTTATCTCATTCATTCTAACATGGTTTTTCTTAAAAGAATTGCCTTCCTTCTAATATAAAGCCACTTCACGAAAACTCCAAAACCCTATATATAATACAGAGTTAAACACTCACACACAGAGACATTCTCACATTTCTTGGTTTCCATATCGATCTTTTCCCAATGGAATCCCTTCTACTTTTCCTCTCTCTgttcattttcatcttcatCTACATTCGTCATTTCTACACCACCAAGACACAACCCTTCAAAACCTACCCTCTCGTAGGTTCACTCCCTGACTTCATCCTCAATCGCCACCGCTTCCTCGACTGGTCCACCAACATCCTCCGCCACTCCTCCACCCAAACCGCCGTTTTCTACCGCCCCGGCACCGTCCACGGCGTCATAACCGCCAATCCCGACAACGTCCAGTACATTCTCAAGACTAATTTCCATAACTATCCCAAGGGCAACCGCTTCCTTTTCCTCCTCCACGATTTTCTTGGCCATGGAATCTTCAACTCCGACGGATTCCTCTGGAAACTTCAACGCAAAACCGCAAGCTACGAATTCAACACCAAATCGCTTCGAAACTTCGCCATCCAGAACGTCACCGTCGAGATCCAAACGAGGCTCATTCCCTTGCTTCAAAGAGCGTCGGAGACAGAAACCGTTCTCGATTTGCAGGACGTTCTTGAACGGTTCGCCTTCGATAACGTCTGCAAGCTCGCTTTCAACGTTGATCCTGCATGCCTCGGCGGCAGATCCGCCGCCCGCTCCGGCGACGGTTTTATGCAGGCCTTCGAGGACGCGGCGACGCTGAGCTCGGGGAGGTTCATGAGCGCGTTTCACTGGTTATGGAGAATCAAGAGGTTCCTCAACGTTGGAAACGAAAAGAGGCTTAAAGAATCGATCTCCACCGTACACGCGTTCGCCGATGAGATCATAAGGTCCAGGATGGAAGCCAAGGGCCCCACTAACACTGACGTGGACTTACTATCGCGGTTCATGGCCGCAGAGGATAACTCCCCAGAATTTCTCCGCGATATCGTTATAAGCGTGATTCTGGCGGGGCGCGATACGACGTCGTCCGCCCTGAGCTGGTTCTTTTGGATTCTCTCTTCGAGGCCTGACGTCAAAGAAAAAATTATCAAAGAAATCAAAAGCGTTCGCGAAAAGTGCGTTTACGCGGAAGCGGTGTTTGGGTACGAAGAGCTGAAGGATATGAACTACTTGATGGCGGCGATTTCGGAGGCAATGAGATTGTACCCGCCAGTGCCGGTTGACTTCAAGAACTGCTTAAACGACGACGTTTTTCCGGATGGGACGGTGATAAAGAGGAATTGGTTTATAATGTATCATACTTACGCAATGGGGAGGATGGAGAGTATCTGGGGTAAGGACTGTACGGAATATAAGCCCGAAAGGTGGTTTGATTTTGATGAGGATGGTAATGAAGTGTGGAGAAGTGAAAGCCCGTTCCGGTATCCGGTATTTCACGCTGGACCGAGGATGTGTTTGGGCAAGGATATGGCTTATATTCAGATGAAGTCCATTGTGGCTTCTGTTTTGGAGAGGTTTGAGATTGATGCTGTGGATAAGGACACGTGTCCTGAGCACCTTATTGCTTTGACTTTGAGGATGAAAGGGGGGTTGCCTGTGAGAGTGAGAGTGAGGGCATGAGTGAACATGTGCAGTACTGTGTAAGATGATACAAATGCATGActaaacttggtgttgttgatggATGTGGTTTTTAGGTATATAGTAAACTATACTATATACATACACTGTATTTTCCGCAAATTAAAATGTTGCATTAATACGTTAGTTGTTGGTTGTGAATTAGTACTTGCTGTAAGAGATTGTTAATTCCTTTCTGGAATACGTCCAAGTTGTTTTCATTTAATTAATGgatcatatatatatagtgtAGTTCTTGGTCTCGTCACAACACCTTAATGGAACTGGCAGCCATGTGCATATGCATGATTAAAGTGTAATTTATGAGTTTCATCTTGAAGGGGGGAAATAAGAGGAGCTACAGAGTACTGTTGAGTCAAAATGATATTAATTGTTGGATCGAGGAATGAACTTCGCCTCACTAGGCGGAAGTTGAAGTTGGCTTGCCGAGACGGGAAACCTGAATTTACTGAATTTAGGGTTGCTGATAGAGGGAGCGAGTCTTtggtaaataataataataataataataataataataataataataataataatatatggtTTGTGAAGAAATCTAAGGAGCCAGAAGTAAACTGTCAGCAGTGCGTTGAtacttattatttattaaaactcAAAATAAGAGGTTCATATGCTATTAGTCTTATATTGTGAAACCAAGAAAACAGGTCTTTAGATCGAAGTGGCGTGTAACGAAACGACCGAGCAATAGGAAAatttaaactaacaaaaaatacAAATGTGATTTCTAAAATCTAATAAAACTATCGGTACTAGATGCTATTTTAATTTCAACCTAGAATTATGAGTTCAAAGTACAGACACTGTGTCTAAGTGTTACTTTATTCACAAGTGCTTGATTTTGGATACAGAAATTTGCTTGAATACTACTCATAAACACTGTTTGCACatcttatatatattgtttatatGAAAACTGGTTAgtgtttttgttttattgaaAAATGATGAATATCAAAGACAAATTCATAGTAGTTCTATTGCTACCAACAAGCATGATTGATTATACTACACCCCAagtttttctctttaatttcttagttaatcttttccccctttttctttttcttttcctttttccgACAATTGATGAGAAAATAATCTCACACAACGAATTAAAAGATGATGAAGAAAGGAGCGAAATTtccacttttttttattaacttgtTAATAATATACAGTTCATGCAAAATTTGATGAAGTTGCCGGATTCATATATACCGCAGATAGCATTGTTTGAAGAATATTGAAGTATTGAACTACTTTTAATCGGAAGGAAAATTCTTAAAAATGGAATTACTGAGAGAGCAGCTTTCGTAACTAGCTAGTTTCCTTGataaaaacaataaatcaaCCTTCTAGATCGAGTTcgcattattgttattattggtAGTACCCAAAAACACCTTAGCTAATATATAGCTAATTTTGCATAACCATTTATTGGTAAGCGCTTGCCACAAGAGAAAGCAACATGCTTATATGGAATTATATCATGCCATGTTTAAGCTCTAAAGATAATTTTACATAACCTTTTCGTGTGGTAAAATATAATCTTTTGAGTTATAAGTAATTAATAAACAAGCATATCCGACAAATAAGAGCAGAGAAATTTTGAGGACTCTAGAATAATGGAGGAAAAAAGCAACAAACTGGTGGCTTTACTTAATTAATGACCTTAAAGAATTTTAACGGGTAataaagttaattaattaaggtTTAAGCAATGCAAGAGATGAAGCAATTTGGATACAGATAAGTCTTTTGTTGGATCCGGACCACACTTTTTGGCGATGATCGTAATATGGCTTTTGTATGTAATTATCAGTGGTCTTGTTTGTGAATCCATTAAAATCGTAGAATCCATATATTGGAGAGAGTACAGAGAAAGAGTAAACTTCTAGAAGAGTAATGAGAGTGTGAAGAATGAATTGCTAAAGTTGAGTTAATTGCATATGCATTCTATTATATATAGTTACAATAAATGCTGACTAGACTAATAACAAATTTACTAATAAACTATTAACAGTCTAATAATATGCTaactttttttatctttttcattctCCTTAAAGAGTTATTTTGTCAATAAATTTGAGTTTGTTCCAAAATTTACTGAAAAGGAAGATGATGAAATGGATTTTTGGTGAAAATATATGCAATCTGCTGCACATTAAGGATATGAACAATCTAAACTCGACCCTTCATGACATAATCTCTAGCAAAATAAATGTCTAACTCAACATGTTTATATTTGGAGCGCAAAAATAAATTCGCAGCTATTATAATCGTATTCAGATTATCACAGTAAATCATAGATAATTTGATCATTAGATTAGCACGAATATCATACAACAAATTCGGGATGGAAACTGCTTCTACAACTGCATTAGCTACACCCCGACTGAGATACGGTATGTTGTTTTCTTGAAGACCAGGAAATTAAATTCGACTTCAGAAACACATAACTGTTGGTTGATTTTTTATCATCAAGATTAAACCCCTAATCAGAATTCATATAAACTGTGAGAATTAGCTCTTTAGCTGGCTGAAACCTTAAACCAAAGCTAGCTGTGCCACTGATGTACCTTAAAATGCGCTTAACTACCTTCCAATGTGCTTCAAGAGCCTGTTGCATGAATTAACACACTCGAGTTATACAATAAGCTAACTCTGGTCGAATGATTGTGAGGTACTGAAGACTCCCAACAACTACATGATACAGGGCCGGATCATCGAAGGGAGGGCTGCCAGTTTTGCTAAGTTTCAAAGAGGAAGGTATTGGGGTTGCATACAGCTTACAACCAACCATATTTGCTTTCTTCAAGATGTCATTGACATACTTAGTTTGAAATAACAAAAGACTGTCATCAGTAGTGTGTGTTATTTctaatccaaaaaaataatgcAATTTTTCCATGTCTTTCAAGGAAAAAATGAGAGTTGAGTTGAGTAATTACCTCAGGGATACACTTATTTGAGTTGCCAGTAACAATGATGTCATTAACATATATGGAGTAAATCCCCATAATGGTCCCTGAGATTCACGATATTACCTAATTTGATACTCGAGATTCCAATTTTACCATAATGGTCCTCCAGATTCAGCCCCAGACACCTTATTGGTCCGTAGGCATCTTTCTGGCAATGACTTAACTGTTTCAGAGCTGTCATGGCTATCATGTGCCACACTGGAGCATATCAAAATGACGCCATTTTGGTTTGGCGCCTATTATGGATCAAAACGACGTCGTCTGCTTAGACTCAGACGGTTTGTAACACTCATCTATCTTCATCACTTCCactcttcttctacttttcttcaTCAATGGTGCCACTCTAGGGTTAGAATTCTGGAATTTTTTTACTTTGCTACTACCtcacttacatcgaaccctacGCGCTTCGCGAACACCAAAACCTCACTTAGCCCAACTAAGTTCCCTCCTATGGTAATCTGATTCACGATCTTGCAGCTCTGTTTGCACCCCACGCCTCCCATGCACATTGCTTTTCCCATCACCGAGAACAACACTTGCAGCCATTCTACCACATCGCGATCTCCAACCTTAAAGATTGCCAGTTTTCTATCCCATGCACCAATGTCGCCGCCAGAGATTGGCGAGTTGACAAACCAGCACGAGCGTTGTCGTGCGGTGAAAAAGATCTGGCGGGCGAGGTCCAATGGGAGCTGGTGGTGTCGACAATGACAGAGTAGGGTTTAGGGAGGAAATGACGGAGTCAGGGCCATCAAGGTAAAGGGAACGGACGTCGGAGATGTGGCCAACCATGGTAAAGAGGATGTTGGAGGATTGGGAGAAAATCAATACAGTTCAGATAAGTACCATGTGGTGCGCGAATTGAGAACTTGCACAACTTAACTGACAAGTGCACCGGGTTATTCAAGTAAT includes:
- the LOC130936001 gene encoding cytochrome P450 CYP94D108-like — encoded protein: MESLLLFLSLFIFIFIYIRHFYTTKTQPFKTYPLVGSLPDFILNRHRFLDWSTNILRHSSTQTAVFYRPGTVHGVITANPDNVQYILKTNFHNYPKGNRFLFLLHDFLGHGIFNSDGFLWKLQRKTASYEFNTKSLRNFAIQNVTVEIQTRLIPLLQRASETETVLDLQDVLERFAFDNVCKLAFNVDPACLGGRSAARSGDGFMQAFEDAATLSSGRFMSAFHWLWRIKRFLNVGNEKRLKESISTVHAFADEIIRSRMEAKGPTNTDVDLLSRFMAAEDNSPEFLRDIVISVILAGRDTTSSALSWFFWILSSRPDVKEKIIKEIKSVREKCVYAEAVFGYEELKDMNYLMAAISEAMRLYPPVPVDFKNCLNDDVFPDGTVIKRNWFIMYHTYAMGRMESIWGKDCTEYKPERWFDFDEDGNEVWRSESPFRYPVFHAGPRMCLGKDMAYIQMKSIVASVLERFEIDAVDKDTCPEHLIALTLRMKGGLPVRVRVRA